The following nucleotide sequence is from Pseudomonadota bacterium.
GCATAATTAATTCTCATTAATTTTCCATTCACCATCTTCACGACGAAAGCTTATCGGTAATTCACCTTTCAGAAATCGCTGCTTTTCTTTGCTCATCGTATCTTCGGTTAAAGTCCAAGCTTTAATCCACTTATCCGGATTTTCTTTTAGGGCCTTTACTACACGACCCGGTACTCTCCGCTCGAAAAACAGTCAGGAATCAAATCATAACGGTGTTCCCGCAGAAGCTTTTGAAGCTTCTCGATGGTTATCCATTGTGCTTCAACGTTTTCAGGTTGAAAAACATAATAACGTAAATCCCCTTTTTTTGCGGCGCTTAATAAACCCATCTTCTTAAAGCGTTGTAATAAACTATTGGGAACCTGAACACCTTGATTGACAAGCTGAGCAGCCCTGTTAAGGTGTTTGTCGGACAACTCATGTTTGTTCTGGGAACGATAAAGCGCTGACAAAAGAGCATGGGCTGTCGCAAAATTCGGATCAATGTTTGTGGCCTTGTTAAGTGCGTCAATCGCAGAACCAATGTCCCCTTTCAGGGCATAAGAGTAACCAAGAATCATATAAGCAACAGCGTAATTTAAGTCAA
It contains:
- a CDS encoding tetratricopeptide repeat protein, whose translation is MILTKRKFSWKLILISVLAFMSLSPIVMKHSVIAAEQQNKEYNEGISAAIKSNFEDARNRFIKAVKLDIESNDDDTFSSLGLTVAEDVLNKKITKDVGKTLCQALQFLPYKGLTKEMNNMFFNVGIENSRRAIGLDLNYAVAYMILGYSYALKGDIGSAIDALNKATNIDPNFATAHALLSALYRSQNKHELSDKHLNRAAQLVNQGVQVPNSLLQRFKKMGLLSAAKKGDLRYYVFQPENVEAQWITIEKLQKLLREHRYDLIPDCFSSGEYRVV